From a single Lolium rigidum isolate FL_2022 chromosome 7, APGP_CSIRO_Lrig_0.1, whole genome shotgun sequence genomic region:
- the LOC124670218 gene encoding 14-3-3-like protein GF14-B has product MSAPAELSREENVYMAKLAEQAERYEEMVEFMEKVAKTVDSEELTVEERNLLSVAYKNVIGARRASWRIISSIEQKEESRGNEDRVTLIKDYRGKIETELTKICDGILKLLETHLVPSSTAPESKVFYLKMKGDYYRYLAEFKSGAERKDAAENTMVAYKAAQDIALAELAPTHPIRLGLALNFSVFYYEILNSPDRACNLAKQAFDEAISELDTLSEESYKDSTLIMQLLRDNLTLWTSDITEDTAEEEIREAPKGAAE; this is encoded by the exons ATGTCGGCGCCAGCGGAGCTTTCCCGGGAGGAGAACGTGTACATGGCCAAGCTGGCCGAGCAGGCCGAGCGCTACGAGGAGATGGTCGAGTTCATGGAGAAGGTGGCCAAGACGGTCGACTCGGAGGAGCTCACCGTCGAGGAGCGCAACCTGCTCTCCGTCGCCTACAAGAACGTCATCGGGGCGCGACGCGCATCCTGGCGCATCATCTCCTCCATCGAGCAGAAGGAGGAGAGCCGCGGCAACGAGGACCGCGTCACGCTCATCAAGGACTACCGTGGCAAGATTGAGACCGAGCTCACCAAGATCTGCGACGGCATCCTCAAGCTGCTCGAGACCCACCTCGTCCCCTCCTCCACCGCACCCGAGTCCAAGGTTTTCTACCTCAAGATGAAGGGTGACTACTACAG GTATCTTGCCGAATTCAAGAGTGGGGCTGAGAGGAAGGATGCTGCTGAGAATaccatggtggcatacaaggctGCTCAG GATATTGCTTTGGCTGAGCTGGCTCCAACTCATCCCATTAGGCTTGGGCTGGCACTCAACTTCTCGGTGTTCTACTATGAGATCCTCAACTCGCCTGATCGTGCTTGCAACCTCGCAAAGCAG GCTTTCGATGAGGCCATCTCTGAGTTGGACACCCTGAGCGAGGAATCCTACAAGGACAGCACTTTGATCATGCAACTCCTTCGTGACAACTTGACCCTGTGGACTTCAGACATCACG GAGGACACTGCGGAGGAGGAGATCAGGGAGGCCCCGAAGGGAGCCGCCGAGTAA
- the LOC124671898 gene encoding receptor kinase-like protein Xa21: MLYGLVPASIGNLHGLTKLGLELNSFSGPIDGWIENLVNLEELYIGGNNFTGHIPGSIGNISKLSKLFLEWNLFSGPMPSSLGNLSQLSLLDLRHNNLQGGIPKEVFTVATLVRCLLSHNNLEGEIPYVASLKQLNYLDLSSNKLSGQIPLTLGTCQQLQILRMDQNFLGGSIPVIFGNFSILTMLNLSHNNFSGSIPIPLSKLELLTYLDLSHNHLEGEVPTEGVFGNTTRISLNGNLGLCGGVLDLHMPQCPKASQKRTTWRHYFVIPILGGVASVSLLIYFIISRNKVPRVQLSTPFSSEQFPKVSYKDLAQATENFSESNLIGRGSHGSVYKGRLIISEPMVVVVKVFDLAMEGDDRSFMSECQALKNIRHRNILPILTACSTIDNTGNDFRALVYRFMPNGSLDTWLHPSGNRDANSNLDLAQRLKIVVDIADALQYIHHDCESPIIHRDLKPSNILLDDDMTAHLGDFGIARFYLETSATVGDSRSVGTLTGTIGYIPPEYAGGSYLSTSGDVYSFGVVLLEILTGKRPTDYLFCNGLNIVNFVERNFPDQILDMVDAYLLESSQEYSRANPKEENRVFWCLLALVKLALSCTHQAPDDRPNMREVATKLCEIKIPHIG, encoded by the exons ATGCTATATGGATTGGTTCCGGCAAGCATAGGAAACCTTCATGGGCTAACTAAACTAGGGCTGGAGCTCAATAGCTTTAGTGGTCCGATCGATGGATGGATTGAAAATCTGGTTAATTTAGAAGAATTATACATTGGGGGAAATAACTTCACTGGGCATATTCCAGGTTCCATTGGCAATATTTCAAAGTTGTCAAAACTATTTCTAGAATGGAATCTATTCTCTGGTCCCATGCCGTCAAGTTTAGGAAACCTTTCACAGCTCTCTCTTTTAGACCTTCGACATAACAATCTTCAAGGTGGTATACCGAAAGAGGTTTTCACAGTAGCCACACTTGTTCGATGTTTATTATCCCACAACAATCTCGAAGGCGAGATTCCTTATGTTGCTAGTCTTAAACAACTCAACTATCTAGATCTTTCATCCAACAAGCTTAGCGGCCAGATTCCACTTACTTTGGGCACTTGCCAACAATTGCAAATCCTCCGAATGGACCAAAACTTTCTCGGTGGAAGCATCCCCGTAATTTTCGGAAATTTTAGTATTTTGACCATGCTCAACCTTTCTCATAACAATTTTTCAGGCTCTATCCCAATTCCTCTAAGCAAACTAGAACTTCTCACATATTTAGATTTGTCTCACAATCATCTTGAAGGTGAAGTACCAACAGAAGGGGTATTCGGAAACACTACAAGAATCTCACTTAATGGCAATTTGGGGCTCTGCGGAGGTGTACTGGACCTACATATGCCCCAATGCCCCAAAGCTTCTCAGAAAAGAACTACATGGCGACACTATTTTGTAATCCCCATATTAGGCGGTGTTGCGTCCGTCTCATTACTGATTTACTTCATCATCTCAAGAAACAAGGTGCCAAGAGTACAACTATCGACGCCTTTTTCTAGTGAGCAATTTCCTAAAGTTTCCTATAAGGATCTAGCTCAAGCCACAGAAAACTTCTCAGAGTCTAATTTGATTGGGAGAGGAAGCCATGGTTCAGTGTACAAAGGAAGGTTAATAATTTCAGAACCCATGGTTGTGGTTGTGAAGGTTTTTGACCTTGCTATGGAAGGAGATGATAGGAGTTTCATGTCAGAATGTCAAGCTCTGAAAAATATTCGGCACCGCAATATTCTTCCAATTCTGACTGCATGCTCAACAATTGATAACACGGGCAATGATTTCAGAGCTCTTGTCTACAGATTTATGCCCAATGGCAGCTTGGATACTTGGCTGCACCCATCCGGCAATAGAGATGCTAACAGTAACTTGGATCTGGCTCAAAGACTGAAAATAGTTGTTGATATAGCTGATGCATTGCAATATATCCATCATGATTGTGAGAGTCCCATTATTCACCGAGATTTGAAGCCCAGCAATATTCTTCTAGATGATGATATGACTGCTCATCTAGGAGACTTCGGCATTGCAAGGTTCTATCTTGAAACATCAGCAACAGTTGGAGATTCGAGATCAGTTGGTACTTTGACGGGAACAATTGGATATATTCCTCCAG AGTATGCCGGAGGAAGCTACCTATCAACGTCTGGTGATGTGTACAGCTTTGGAGTAGTGCTACTGGAGATATTGACAGGAAAAAGGCCAACTGATTATTTGTTCTGCAATGGACTCAACATCGTCAACTTCGTCGAGAGGAACTTCCCTGATCAGATACTTGatatggttgatgcttatctactAGAATCAAGTCAGGAGTATTCTCGAGCAAATCCAAAAGAAGAAAATAGAGTTTTCTGGTGCTTGTTGGCCCTGGTAAAATTGGCACTTTCTTGCACACACCAGGCCCCTGATGATCGACCTAACATGAGAGAAGTAGCTACAAAATTATGCGAAATTAAAATTCCACATATAGGCTAA
- the LOC124679130 gene encoding uncharacterized protein LOC124679130 codes for MDPAYDELERRSRYLSSLVRRTRLADPPQPEPEPEPEQEQEPEPKLKVERKPAAEPSDGEGKGGKAEVKQEREVKAKGQGGTNGEERKVVVRVRAADMPLPLQRRAIWIAREVVLATPRLESKRLALALKKEFDTTYGPAWHCIVGTSFGSYVTHSLGGFLYFSVDKAYILLFRTAVEPLSHP; via the exons ATGGACCCGGCCTACGACGAGCTCGAGCGCCGCAGCCGCTACCTCAGCTCGCTCGTCCGCCGCACCAGGCTCGCCGACCCGCCTCAGCCGGAGCCGGAACCGGAGCCGGAGCAGGAGCAAGAACCGGAACCTAAGCTGAAGGTGGAGCGAAAACCGGCGGCGGAGCCCAGTGACGGGGAGGGTAAGGGCGGCAAGGCGGAGGTCAAGCAGGAAAGGGAGGTGAAGGCCAAGGGGCAGGGGGGCACGAATGGGGAGGAGAGGAAGGTGGTGGTGCGGGTGCGCGCGGCGGACATGCCGCTGCCGCTGCAGCGGCGCGCGATCTGGATCGCCCGGGAGGTCGTCCTCGCCACGCCGCGGCTCGAGAGCAAGCGCCTCGCCCTCGCGCTCAAGAAG GAATTTGATACGACATACGGGCCTGCCTGGCACTGCATAGTCGGCACAAGCTTTGGTTCCTATGTCACTCACTCCTTAGGAGGTTTCCTGTACTTCTCTGTCGACAAGGCATACATTCTTCTCTTCAGAACCGCTGTCGAGCCACTGAGCCATCCTTGA